A stretch of Salarias fasciatus chromosome 23, fSalaFa1.1, whole genome shotgun sequence DNA encodes these proteins:
- the lrrc52 gene encoding leucine-rich repeat-containing protein 52, whose translation MRLLPEPSAQSLRLLFLFIFVMGVTPSPALTAGCPDRCVCDDQLVVQCAGQDLTQFPNDLPLATRQLIISNNRIGDLPALQLNYLSDLVYLDCSNNSLTEISESTFGNLRKLAYLDLSFNTLLQIEDRTFGPLASLVMLRLTDNPSLGEIHPDAFAENIALQVLDVSRNNLTALNISSLIALPALRSLGLSGNPWRCDCDTEDLCLWVQIEGFKFQDEGQTVCHSPPELAGQRLAEVGMQLRADCHQGLGYWDYLFFIAIGFVIFSAGTVSAWVMGVLMVLYERYSKRKSEELDSDDEDDRGGMGTGGGGGGGGGGGGGGGGGGNQGNGDLSKPGMQV comes from the exons ATGCGTCTCCTGCCCGAGCCCAGTGCCCAGTCCCTcagactcctcttcctctttatCTTCGTGATGGGGGTGACTCCTTCGCCGGCTCTCACGGCCGGCTGCCCCGACAGGTGTGTGTGCGACGACCAGCTGGTGGTCCAGTGCGCCGGGCAGGATCTCACCCAGTTTCCCAATGACCTCCCCCTCGCCACCCGGCAGCTAATCATCTCCAACAACCGCATCGGGGACCTTCCGGCGCTCCAGCTCAACTACCTGTCCGATTTGGTGTATCTGGATTGTAGCAACAACTCTTTGACTGAGATCTCCGAATCCACTTTTGGAAACTTGCGCAAACTTGCCTACCTGGACCTGTCGTTCAACACTCTGCTGCAGATCGAGGACCGGACTTTCGGGCCCCTGGCGTCTCTCGTGATGCTCCGGTTGACGGATAACCCGAGTCTGGGGGAGATCCACCCGGATGCCTTCGCGGAGAACATTGCCCTGCAGGTGCTGGATGTGAGCCGGAACAACCTGACGGCCCTAAACATCAGCAGCCTGATCGCCCTGCCCGCGCTGCGCTCTCTGGGGCTCAGCGGGAACCCCTGGAGGTGCGACTGTGACACGGAGGACCTCTGCCTTTGGGTGCAGATCGAGGGCTTCAAGTTTCAAG acgAGGGCCAGACAGTGTGCCACAGTCCCCCGGAGCTGGCGGGCCAGCGGCTGGCGGAGGTTGGCATGCAGCTGCGGGCGGACTGCCACCAAGGCCTGGGCTACTGGGACTACCTCTTCTTCATCGCCATTGGCTTTGTCATCTTCTCGGCCGGCACGGTGTCGGCCTGGGTCATGGGCGTGCTCATGGTGCTGTACGAGCGCTACAGCAAGCGGAAGAGCGAAGAGCTGGACAGTGACGACGAGGACGACAGGGGAGGGATGGGCACGGGCGGAGgaggtggcggaggaggaggaggaggaggaggaggtggaggaggagggaaccaGGGGAATGGGGATCTGAGCAAGCCTGGCATGCAGGTGTGA